A window from Chromatiaceae bacterium encodes these proteins:
- a CDS encoding 2,3-bisphosphoglycerate-independent phosphoglycerate mutase, translating into MNIKVRPAVLLIFDGWGLSDNTDHNAILAADTPVWDRLWATYPHTAIRTSGSAVGLPGGQMGNSEVGHLNLGAGRVVYQEFTRIGRSIRTGSFFSNRTLTDAVDLAVSNGSAVHILGLLSPGGVHSHEEQIHAMVKLAVWRGAEKVYVHAFLDGRDMPPKSAEPSLKAMDEVFAELGRGRIATIIGRYYAMDRDHRWDRIKQAYDLITEGRAVHCAPSAVQALNDAYARGETDEFVKASCIGPAVRVEDGDVIINMNYRSDRARQITRPFIEPDFDCFDREVVPKIATFVSLTEYNKDFDIPVAYPPERLANTFGEYIANLGLHQLRIAETEKYAHVTFFFNGGVEAPNEGEERILIPSPKVATYDLEPEMSAFEVTDRLVEAIRSQRFDAIICNYANGDMVGHTGNYEAAVKAIEVLDECLGRVTDAVLEVGGEMLITADHGNAEQMVDPKAEQPHTAHTTNPVPLIYVGRGASALMENGALCDIAPSLLQIMGLPQPAEMTGRSLLLVADADADAA; encoded by the coding sequence ATGAATATCAAGGTACGTCCGGCAGTTCTCCTTATCTTCGACGGATGGGGATTGAGCGACAATACCGACCACAACGCGATCCTCGCCGCCGACACCCCGGTCTGGGACCGTCTCTGGGCCACTTATCCGCATACCGCCATCCGTACGTCGGGTTCAGCGGTGGGGCTCCCGGGCGGCCAGATGGGCAACTCGGAGGTCGGCCACCTGAACCTGGGTGCCGGACGGGTGGTGTACCAGGAGTTCACCCGTATCGGGCGCTCGATCCGCACCGGGTCGTTCTTCAGCAACCGCACCCTGACCGATGCGGTCGATCTCGCGGTCAGCAACGGCAGCGCGGTGCACATTCTCGGACTGTTGTCTCCGGGCGGGGTGCACAGCCACGAAGAGCAGATCCACGCGATGGTCAAGCTGGCCGTGTGGCGCGGCGCCGAGAAGGTCTATGTCCATGCCTTCCTCGATGGCCGCGACATGCCGCCCAAGAGCGCCGAACCTTCGCTGAAGGCGATGGACGAGGTGTTCGCGGAGCTCGGACGGGGGCGCATCGCGACCATCATTGGCCGCTACTACGCGATGGACCGCGACCATCGCTGGGACCGGATCAAACAGGCCTATGACCTGATCACCGAGGGCCGTGCCGTGCACTGCGCGCCGTCGGCGGTCCAGGCGCTGAACGATGCCTATGCGCGCGGTGAGACCGACGAGTTCGTCAAGGCGTCCTGCATCGGCCCGGCGGTCAGGGTCGAGGACGGCGACGTGATCATCAACATGAATTACCGCTCGGATCGTGCGCGGCAGATCACCCGGCCGTTCATCGAGCCGGACTTCGACTGTTTCGACCGCGAGGTCGTGCCGAAGATCGCGACGTTCGTCTCGTTGACCGAGTACAACAAGGACTTCGATATCCCGGTCGCCTATCCCCCCGAGCGTCTGGCCAACACCTTTGGCGAATATATCGCCAACCTGGGTCTGCACCAGCTACGTATCGCCGAAACGGAGAAATACGCGCACGTGACCTTCTTCTTCAACGGTGGCGTGGAGGCGCCGAACGAAGGCGAGGAGCGCATCCTGATTCCGTCGCCAAAGGTGGCGACCTACGACCTGGAGCCGGAGATGAGCGCGTTCGAGGTCACCGACAGGCTCGTCGAGGCGATCCGCAGCCAGCGGTTCGACGCCATCATCTGCAACTACGCCAACGGCGACATGGTCGGTCATACCGGAAATTACGAGGCCGCGGTCAAGGCGATCGAGGTGCTGGACGAGTGCCTCGGCCGGGTCACCGATGCGGTGCTCGAGGTCGGTGGCGAGATGCTGATCACCGCCGATCATGGTAATGCCGAGCAGATGGTCGATCCGAAGGCGGAGCAGCCGCACACCGCGCACACCACGAACCCGGTACCGTTGATCTATGTCGGGCGTGGTGCCTCGGCGCTGATGGAGAATGGTGCGCTGTGCGACATCGCACCTTCTTTGCTGCAGATCATGGGGCTGCCGCAGCCCGCCGAGATGACCGGTCGATCGCTGTTGCTGGTCGCCGACGCTGACGCCGACGCGGCCTGA
- a CDS encoding peptidoglycan DD-metalloendopeptidase family protein, translated as MQRRSKSFQRPVLALLSIWVLLAPSAQAAPAEEGEHQRQQLEALRSRIAGLREQMQEKSGEKTKLSVQLQETEEQIGRLARRLRVLDGRLERQRGRLDELRAERQQQVRSLEQQRTALARQVRAAYVMGRQERLKILLNQQDPATVSRVMVYYDYLSRARAAKMRAIRDQIAQLAATEAAIGDEERKLARLHAEQVSELAAMRQSQAQRQDVVAVLTRELNDQSRQLDRLQSDERELETLLSGIEQALVDIPVENPEQVDFAGLRGSLPWPSSGRIVKRFGAPKLGALVWDGVMISAPEGREVRAVHHGRVAFADWLRGFGLLLIVDHGDGYMTLYGHNQSLFKEAGDWVEVNEPIALVGSSGGREQAGVYFGIRYQGRPIDPAKWCRRASGGKVG; from the coding sequence ATGCAACGCCGATCGAAATCATTCCAGCGCCCGGTCCTGGCCCTGCTCTCGATATGGGTACTGCTCGCCCCATCCGCGCAGGCCGCCCCCGCCGAGGAAGGCGAGCACCAACGCCAGCAGCTCGAGGCGCTGCGTTCACGGATCGCCGGCCTGCGCGAGCAGATGCAGGAAAAGAGCGGCGAGAAGACCAAGCTGTCCGTGCAACTGCAGGAGACCGAAGAGCAGATCGGGCGGCTCGCCCGCCGGCTGCGCGTCCTCGACGGCCGGCTCGAACGCCAACGCGGGCGCCTCGACGAGTTGCGGGCCGAACGCCAGCAGCAGGTGCGGTCGCTCGAGCAACAGCGCACCGCGCTGGCTCGTCAGGTGCGGGCCGCCTACGTGATGGGGCGCCAGGAACGGCTGAAGATTCTTCTCAATCAGCAGGACCCGGCCACGGTAAGCCGGGTCATGGTCTACTACGATTATCTGAGCAGGGCGCGGGCGGCGAAGATGCGCGCCATCCGCGATCAGATTGCCCAGCTCGCAGCCACCGAGGCCGCGATCGGCGACGAAGAGCGCAAGCTCGCCCGGCTGCACGCCGAGCAGGTCTCTGAATTGGCCGCGATGCGGCAGAGCCAGGCACAGCGCCAGGACGTGGTCGCGGTGCTGACCCGGGAGTTGAACGATCAGAGCCGTCAGCTCGACCGTCTGCAGTCCGACGAACGCGAACTGGAGACACTGCTCAGCGGGATTGAACAGGCGTTGGTCGACATCCCGGTGGAGAATCCGGAACAGGTCGATTTCGCCGGTCTGCGGGGTTCGCTGCCGTGGCCGTCGAGCGGCCGGATCGTCAAACGCTTCGGTGCACCGAAGCTCGGGGCCCTGGTATGGGACGGTGTTATGATCTCTGCGCCCGAAGGGCGTGAGGTGCGCGCCGTGCATCACGGACGGGTCGCGTTCGCGGATTGGTTGCGCGGATTCGGATTGCTGTTGATCGTCGATCACGGCGACGGGTACATGACCCTGTACGGCCACAACCAGAGTCTGTTCAAAGAGGCCGGCGACTGGGTGGAGGTCAACGAGCCGATCGCGCTGGTTGGCAGCAGTGGTGGTCGTGAACAGGCCGGTGTGTATTTCGGTATCCGCTATCAGGGGCGCCCGATCGATCCGGCGAAATGGTGCCGACGGGCCTCTGGCGGCAAGGTGGGATGA
- a CDS encoding NAD(P)-dependent glycerol-3-phosphate dehydrogenase: protein MAEPPIRLAVLGAGSWGTALAIHLARNGSPVTLWGHLPDEIAALRRERENRHYLPGVTLPDSLEPSDDLAASVCEADEILVVVPSHAFAQVCADVAALRPQLSTLSWATKGFDPHDHILLSEVVARHLPLADMAVVSGPTFAGEVARGLPTAITVAADKPAHAERVAGFLHGENFRAYTSDDLVGVQVGGATKNVMAIAAGISDGLGFGANARAALITRGLHEITRLGLAMGGKTETFMGLAGLGDLALTCTDDQSRNRRMGLALARGLDIDAAKRQIGQEVEGVATAREVRTLAQRLGVEMPITEQAYRVLYEGLDPARAVKNLLSREAKSE from the coding sequence TTGGCCGAGCCCCCGATCAGGCTGGCGGTTCTCGGTGCCGGTTCCTGGGGGACCGCGCTGGCAATCCATCTGGCCCGCAACGGCTCGCCGGTCACGCTGTGGGGGCACCTCCCGGACGAAATCGCGGCGCTTCGCCGTGAACGCGAGAACCGCCACTACCTACCCGGTGTCACGCTGCCGGACTCGCTTGAACCGAGCGACGACCTGGCCGCCAGCGTGTGCGAAGCGGACGAAATCCTGGTCGTGGTGCCGAGCCATGCCTTTGCCCAGGTGTGTGCCGATGTTGCCGCACTACGCCCTCAACTCAGCACCCTGAGCTGGGCGACCAAGGGATTCGATCCGCACGACCACATACTGCTCAGCGAAGTCGTGGCGCGCCACCTGCCGCTCGCCGACATGGCGGTGGTCTCGGGACCGACCTTCGCCGGCGAGGTCGCCCGCGGTCTGCCGACCGCGATCACTGTCGCCGCGGACAAGCCGGCACATGCGGAGCGGGTCGCCGGCTTTCTGCACGGTGAGAATTTCCGCGCCTACACCAGCGACGACCTGGTCGGCGTCCAGGTCGGCGGCGCCACCAAGAACGTCATGGCCATCGCCGCGGGTATCTCCGATGGCCTCGGCTTCGGGGCCAATGCGCGCGCCGCGTTGATCACCCGTGGTTTGCACGAGATCACCCGACTGGGCCTGGCGATGGGTGGCAAGACGGAGACCTTCATGGGCCTCGCAGGACTCGGTGACCTCGCGCTCACCTGCACCGACGACCAGTCACGCAACCGCCGAATGGGCCTCGCGCTGGCCCGCGGCCTCGACATCGACGCTGCGAAGCGGCAGATCGGGCAGGAGGTCGAAGGTGTCGCGACCGCGCGCGAGGTGCGCACCCTCGCCCAGCGACTGGGTGTCGAGATGCCCATCACCGAACAGGCCTACCGGGTCCTCTACGAGGGGCTGGACCCGGCCCGGGCGGTCAAGAACCTGCTCAGTCGCGAGGCCAAGTCCGAGTAG
- a CDS encoding heavy metal-responsive transcriptional regulator, translating into MSIRDAGAETGLSADTLRYYEKIGLLGPVRRNAGGQRRYVAADIARLHFVRRAQAMDFSLEEIAQLLDLRERGGDVRADVRAMTETKLAAIEQRIQALSLLRDELSELVSACRASQHHCPIIERMDKPTECGDELHDCG; encoded by the coding sequence TTGAGCATTCGGGATGCAGGTGCCGAGACCGGCCTGAGCGCCGATACCCTGCGGTATTACGAAAAGATCGGGCTACTCGGTCCGGTGCGGCGAAACGCCGGCGGCCAGCGCCGTTACGTGGCGGCCGATATCGCGCGGTTGCATTTCGTGCGCCGCGCCCAGGCCATGGATTTCAGCCTCGAGGAGATCGCGCAACTGCTGGACCTGCGCGAGCGAGGGGGCGATGTACGTGCCGACGTCAGGGCGATGACCGAAACCAAGCTGGCCGCGATCGAGCAGCGTATCCAGGCGCTCAGCCTGCTGCGAGACGAATTGAGCGAGCTGGTCAGCGCCTGCCGGGCGAGCCAACACCACTGTCCGATCATTGAGCGGATGGACAAACCTACGGAGTGCGGAGATGAGCTACACGATTGCGGTTGA
- a CDS encoding heavy-metal-associated domain-containing protein, which translates to MSYTIAVENVKCGGCANTIRNKLLESALAQTVEVDIERGEVHVEGNPEWRDQVALTLGKLGYPEVGSVEGIRAAGAKAKSFVSCAIGRIDNSTGSGS; encoded by the coding sequence ATGAGCTACACGATTGCGGTTGAGAACGTCAAATGCGGCGGTTGTGCGAATACGATTCGCAACAAGCTGCTGGAGTCGGCGTTGGCGCAGACGGTCGAGGTCGACATCGAACGCGGCGAGGTGCATGTCGAAGGCAATCCGGAATGGCGGGACCAGGTCGCACTGACCCTGGGCAAGCTGGGCTATCCCGAGGTGGGTTCGGTCGAGGGAATCCGTGCCGCAGGCGCGAAGGCCAAGTCGTTCGTCAGTTGCGCGATCGGCCGGATTGACAATTCCACCGGCTCGGGCAGTTGA
- a CDS encoding efflux RND transporter periplasmic adaptor subunit encodes MKVGIYYFPGFSVMLIAATLLLAACSRPEAVPSEPLAAATDDTALQHAAKHLDPKYVCPMHPQIVRDEPGNCPICGMDLVAKMIDAQAGRHPTVEISNAVINNMGVRYAPAQHATLWKYIQTVGRIDYDETRLAHVHPRAAGWIEQLELKAEGDPVRRGQLIGRLYSEEILSAQVDFLIALGQSGGKARLEKARNRLRLLGVPEGTITAIQNKGESVNTVPVLANADGVVTMLGARKGMYVTPDKEIVTIADLGRIWVLVDVYEHQIDWLAEGLTAEIKVPAYPGRTWEGKVEYIYPQLDPKSRTLKVRLAFDNPDGLLKANMFADVVIYGGPKRDVLAVPAEAVIETGRRTSVVLALGGGRFRPVDVVTGMNSGGKVEILSGLKAGDQVVVSGQFLIDSESSLQASFLRMDETAAPATPASDDR; translated from the coding sequence ATGAAAGTGGGTATTTACTATTTTCCTGGCTTTTCGGTCATGCTGATCGCGGCCACGCTGCTCCTCGCCGCTTGTTCCCGGCCAGAGGCGGTCCCCAGCGAACCCCTCGCCGCGGCGACCGACGACACGGCGCTGCAGCACGCAGCCAAACACCTCGATCCCAAATACGTCTGCCCGATGCACCCGCAGATCGTGCGCGACGAGCCGGGCAACTGCCCGATCTGCGGCATGGATCTGGTGGCGAAGATGATCGACGCGCAGGCCGGCAGGCACCCGACCGTCGAGATCAGCAACGCCGTGATCAACAACATGGGGGTGCGATACGCGCCGGCGCAACACGCGACGCTGTGGAAATATATCCAGACGGTCGGCCGCATCGACTACGACGAGACCCGTTTGGCGCACGTGCACCCGCGCGCGGCCGGCTGGATCGAGCAACTCGAACTGAAGGCCGAGGGCGACCCGGTTCGCCGCGGGCAGCTGATCGGCCGACTGTACTCCGAGGAGATCCTGTCCGCTCAGGTCGACTTCCTGATCGCGCTCGGTCAGTCGGGCGGCAAGGCGCGTCTCGAGAAGGCACGCAACCGCCTGCGCCTGCTCGGTGTGCCCGAGGGTACGATCACCGCGATCCAGAACAAGGGCGAGTCGGTCAACACCGTCCCGGTGCTGGCGAATGCCGACGGCGTGGTGACGATGCTCGGCGCGCGCAAGGGGATGTACGTGACGCCCGACAAGGAGATCGTCACCATCGCTGATCTCGGCCGGATCTGGGTTCTGGTCGACGTCTACGAACACCAGATCGATTGGCTCGCCGAAGGGCTGACCGCCGAGATCAAGGTGCCCGCCTACCCCGGCAGGACCTGGGAGGGCAAGGTGGAATACATCTACCCGCAGCTCGATCCCAAGTCGCGCACCCTGAAGGTGCGTCTGGCGTTCGACAATCCGGACGGCCTGCTCAAGGCCAATATGTTCGCCGACGTCGTGATCTATGGTGGCCCGAAACGCGACGTGCTGGCGGTGCCCGCGGAGGCGGTCATCGAAACCGGCCGGCGTACCAGCGTGGTGTTGGCACTGGGCGGGGGACGCTTCCGGCCGGTCGACGTCGTGACCGGAATGAACAGCGGTGGCAAGGTTGAGATCCTCAGCGGACTCAAGGCCGGCGACCAGGTGGTCGTGTCGGGGCAGTTCCTGATCGACTCCGAATCCAGCCTGCAGGCGAGCTTCCTGCGGATGGACGAGACCGCCGCCCCCGCCACTCCAGCCTCCGACGATCGATGA
- a CDS encoding EAL domain-containing protein, giving the protein MTNNTDSRDSPPVPGAEAIAPLVGSGHQLITVLRHLTEGVALWDGGGTLRYANPAMRELFGDEQLPLGATGFDQFVNRLADSSGNRLVFSEPTAVKAVRAGRLARPVVVQVTGRHGMRRWLSFTAVPLLTDEPQAKQGMVSSVTDITELKLQSQLMAQLANYDTLTGAPNRRLLHDRMRQLLPQESRRGRQLAVCYLDLDGFKSVNDALGHEAGDELLKQAAGRLADEVRGGDTVARLGGDEFVVLLGDLQERGDCVPVIERILRSLAAPYQIGGAHVDGVSASIGVTVYPLDDSDPDTLLRHADKAMYLAKRAGKNTFRWFNPGGEERLAAQRETLREVRRAVRDRELVLFFQPIVDCRAGRVVGAEALLRWRHPILGILPPIQFLPLVEDNDLALEIGDFVMAEALRQAGIWHAAGHPLSVAVDLFARQLQQPDFVDRLRAALVASGKPEALRLDLEIAEKAALDAVTNIADQVARCRENGVGFSLDDFGTGYSTLDHLRRVPARTLKIDRTFIRDMLDDTEDRALVEAIIALGRSFRRDVVAVGVERVEQVRWLLAAGCDLMQGFCIAPPLPADAFMEWLEAFRADPAWTAP; this is encoded by the coding sequence TTGACGAACAATACGGATTCTCGCGACAGCCCCCCCGTGCCGGGTGCCGAAGCGATAGCGCCGCTGGTCGGCAGTGGGCACCAGCTCATCACGGTGCTCAGACACCTGACCGAAGGCGTCGCGCTCTGGGACGGCGGCGGCACGCTGCGCTATGCCAACCCGGCGATGCGCGAGCTGTTCGGTGACGAACAGTTGCCGCTGGGTGCGACCGGATTCGACCAGTTCGTGAACCGACTCGCCGACAGCAGCGGTAACCGGCTGGTGTTCAGTGAGCCGACGGCGGTCAAAGCGGTACGCGCCGGACGTCTGGCCCGGCCGGTCGTGGTCCAGGTGACCGGGCGTCACGGCATGCGACGCTGGCTCAGTTTCACCGCGGTACCGCTGTTGACCGACGAACCTCAGGCCAAGCAGGGGATGGTGTCGTCGGTCACCGACATCACCGAACTCAAGCTGCAGTCGCAGTTGATGGCTCAACTGGCGAACTACGACACCCTCACGGGTGCTCCCAACCGTCGTCTGCTACACGATCGCATGCGTCAATTGCTGCCGCAGGAGAGCCGCAGAGGCAGGCAGCTGGCGGTCTGTTACCTCGACCTCGACGGTTTCAAGTCGGTCAACGACGCACTCGGACACGAAGCCGGCGACGAGCTGTTGAAACAGGCCGCCGGGCGGCTCGCGGATGAGGTGCGCGGAGGCGATACGGTTGCGCGGCTCGGCGGTGACGAGTTCGTGGTGCTGCTCGGCGATCTGCAGGAGCGTGGGGACTGCGTTCCGGTGATCGAGCGAATCCTGCGGTCGCTCGCGGCGCCCTACCAGATCGGTGGCGCCCACGTCGACGGCGTATCGGCGAGCATCGGGGTGACCGTGTATCCGCTCGACGACAGCGATCCCGATACGCTGTTACGGCATGCCGACAAGGCGATGTATCTCGCGAAGCGCGCCGGCAAAAACACCTTCCGGTGGTTCAACCCCGGCGGCGAGGAGCGCCTGGCGGCACAACGCGAAACGCTACGCGAAGTGCGGCGTGCGGTGCGGGACCGGGAGCTGGTGTTGTTCTTCCAGCCCATCGTGGACTGCCGGGCCGGTCGGGTGGTCGGTGCCGAGGCGTTGCTGCGCTGGCGCCACCCGATCCTGGGGATCTTGCCGCCGATCCAGTTCCTGCCGCTGGTCGAGGACAACGACCTCGCGCTCGAGATCGGCGACTTCGTAATGGCTGAAGCCCTGCGTCAGGCCGGGATCTGGCACGCCGCAGGGCACCCCCTGTCGGTCGCGGTCGACCTGTTCGCCCGCCAGCTCCAGCAACCGGATTTCGTGGATCGGCTACGCGCTGCGCTGGTCGCGTCCGGGAAGCCGGAGGCACTGCGCCTGGACCTCGAGATCGCCGAAAAGGCGGCACTCGACGCGGTGACCAACATTGCCGATCAGGTCGCGCGTTGCCGGGAGAACGGCGTGGGGTTCTCTCTGGATGACTTTGGCACCGGCTATTCGACCCTGGACCACCTGCGGCGGGTGCCGGCGCGCACGCTGAAGATCGACCGCACATTCATTCGAGACATGCTCGACGACACCGAAGACCGGGCGCTGGTCGAGGCGATCATCGCCTTGGGCCGATCGTTCCGGCGCGACGTTGTCGCGGTCGGCGTCGAACGCGTGGAGCAGGTGCGGTGGTTGCTGGCGGCAGGTTGCGACCTGATGCAGGGGTTCTGCATCGCGCCACCGCTGCCGGCAGACGCATTCATGGAGTGGCTGGAGGCGTTCCGTGCCGATCCCGCCTGGACCGCACCCTGA
- a CDS encoding winged helix-turn-helix transcriptional regulator → MADEFESELSLLEGDEDIDRASRSLKAMSHPLRLKILCTLGDEEVSVQDIVDQVGTSQSNISQHLAILRDKGILTSRKDANRVFYRVSDNRTLRLICMMREVFCSHEH, encoded by the coding sequence ATGGCAGACGAATTTGAAAGCGAGCTCTCCCTGCTGGAGGGCGACGAAGACATCGACCGGGCCTCACGTTCGCTGAAGGCCATGTCCCACCCTCTCCGCCTGAAGATTCTCTGCACCCTGGGCGACGAAGAGGTCAGCGTTCAGGATATCGTCGACCAGGTCGGGACATCGCAGAGCAACATCTCACAGCACCTTGCGATCCTGCGCGATAAGGGTATCCTCACGTCGCGAAAAGACGCCAACCGGGTGTTCTACCGGGTCAGCGACAATCGCACCCTGCGCCTGATCTGCATGATGCGCGAAGTGTTCTGTTCGCACGAACACTGA
- the secB gene encoding protein-export chaperone SecB, whose amino-acid sequence MSEEQKAQQRQFLVQRIYTKDISFEAPNSPQIFQENWTPEIKVGLSSESQKLGDDSVELVLSVSVDAKHQGKTVFLVEVKQAGVFLVQGFSDEELEALMGIAAPNVLFPYAREAVSDLVTRGSFPQFVLQPVNFEALFAQQRQARAQSAEATAGNPH is encoded by the coding sequence GTGAGCGAAGAACAAAAGGCGCAACAACGACAGTTTCTGGTTCAGCGCATCTACACCAAGGATATCTCGTTCGAGGCGCCCAACAGCCCGCAGATCTTCCAGGAAAACTGGACACCCGAGATCAAGGTGGGACTGAGCAGCGAATCGCAGAAACTCGGTGATGATTCGGTGGAGCTGGTGTTGAGCGTCAGCGTCGATGCCAAACACCAGGGCAAGACGGTGTTTCTGGTCGAGGTGAAGCAGGCCGGGGTGTTCCTGGTGCAGGGGTTCAGCGACGAAGAGCTGGAGGCACTGATGGGCATCGCCGCGCCCAACGTGCTGTTTCCGTATGCACGCGAGGCGGTCTCCGACCTGGTGACGCGCGGCAGCTTCCCGCAGTTCGTGCTGCAACCGGTGAACTTCGAAGCGCTGTTTGCACAGCAGCGGCAGGCCCGTGCCCAGTCGGCGGAGGCCACCGCCGGCAATCCGCACTGA
- a CDS encoding rhodanese-like domain-containing protein has product MEQLIEFAGNHALLVGAFLVVLTALMWHVATDPGGKDAIDPLGATALINHENAVVLDVRSMAEFKDGHIVNAVNVPLNGLGNNLKQLEKHRAKPIVAVCRSGSRSGAACRMLRKQGFEHVKNLRGGMLAWENANLPVKRR; this is encoded by the coding sequence ATGGAACAACTGATCGAATTCGCCGGTAACCATGCGCTGCTCGTCGGTGCCTTTCTGGTCGTGTTGACCGCGCTGATGTGGCATGTCGCCACGGATCCGGGCGGCAAGGACGCAATCGACCCGCTCGGCGCCACCGCGCTGATCAACCACGAGAATGCGGTGGTGCTGGACGTTCGGTCGATGGCCGAGTTCAAGGACGGGCATATCGTCAACGCGGTCAATGTGCCGCTGAACGGACTCGGCAACAACCTCAAACAGCTCGAAAAGCATCGCGCCAAACCCATCGTCGCCGTGTGCCGTTCGGGCTCCCGTTCAGGCGCCGCGTGCCGCATGCTGCGTAAGCAGGGATTCGAGCACGTCAAGAATCTGCGCGGCGGCATGCTGGCGTGGGAGAACGCCAATCTACCCGTCAAGCGCAGATAG
- a CDS encoding hemerythrin family protein: MGSYREMLFDETLATGVDEIDSQHRNLINLANEAAAALRQGVTPTQLRHLVRELLAYAIYHFRTEEALMKEYAYDVEAAADATNHIARHRAFADKIATMQQALQNREHIDFDQLINFLYDWIAHHIMDTDRQLAGFILTKRSQR, translated from the coding sequence ATGGGCAGTTACCGGGAAATGTTGTTCGACGAAACCCTGGCGACCGGTGTCGACGAGATCGACAGCCAACATCGCAACCTGATCAACCTGGCGAATGAAGCGGCGGCGGCACTGCGCCAAGGGGTGACGCCCACGCAGTTGCGGCACCTGGTCCGCGAACTGCTGGCGTATGCCATCTACCATTTCCGCACCGAAGAGGCGTTGATGAAGGAGTACGCCTACGATGTGGAAGCGGCCGCGGACGCGACGAATCACATCGCGCGACACCGCGCCTTTGCAGACAAGATCGCCACCATGCAGCAGGCATTGCAGAACCGTGAGCACATCGATTTCGACCAGCTGATCAACTTCCTGTACGACTGGATTGCTCACCACATCATGGACACGGACCGGCAGCTGGCGGGGTTCATCCTGACCAAGCGAAGCCAGCGCTGA